A genomic region of Anas platyrhynchos isolate ZD024472 breed Pekin duck chromosome 9, IASCAAS_PekinDuck_T2T, whole genome shotgun sequence contains the following coding sequences:
- the ATG16L1 gene encoding autophagy-related protein 16-1 isoform X3 produces MASGLRAAGFPPWKRHIAAELRRRDRLQRQAFEEIIAQYNKLLEKSDLHAVLADKLQAEKYDMQSRHEISPGHDGTWNDAQLQELAQLKIKHQEELTELHKKRGELAQSVIDLNNQMQQKDKEMQMNEAKIAEYLQKISELETECQELRSKLQDLERANQTLKDEYDALQITFNALEEKLRKTTEDNQELVSRWMAEKAQEANRLNAENEKDSRRRQARLQKELAEAAKEPLPVEPRDDDIEVLADETSDTAEETSPVRAVSRASSKRLSQPAGGLLDSITNIFGRRSLSSFPAPQDSAEPHPGASKEVRVPTTAICVFDAHDGEVNAVQFSPGSRLLATGGMDRRVKLWEVLGDRCEPKGSLSGSNAGITSIEFDSAGSYLLAASNDFASRIWTVDDNRLRHTLTGHSGKVLSAKFLLDNARIVSGSHDRTLKLWDLRSKVCIKTVFAGSSCNDIVCTEQCVMSGHFDKKIRFWDIRTESIVKELELLGRITALDLNSERTELLTCSRDDLLKIIDLRVGAVKQTFSAQGFKCGSDWTRVVFSPDGNYVAAGSADGALYIWNVLTGKLERTLAKHHSSSINAVAWSPAGAHVVSVDKGNKAVLWAEF; encoded by the exons ATGGCGTCGGGGCTGCGCGCCGCCGGCTTCCCCCCCTGGAAGCGGCACATCGCGGCCGAGCTGCGGCGGCGGGACCGGCTGCAGCGCCAGGCCTTCGAGGAGATCATCGCGCAGT ATAACAAGCTACTAGAGAAGTCAGACCTTCACGCCGTGCTGGCTGATAAGCTGCAAGCTGAAAAGTATGACATGCAGAGCAGACATGAAATCAG TCCTGGACATGACGGCACATGGAATGATGctcagttgcaggaactggcaCAGCTGAAGATAAAGCATCAAGAGGAGCTGACAGAACTACATAAGAAACGTGGCGAG TTGGCCCAGTCTGTAATTGATCTGAATAACCAAATGCAGCAGAAGGACAAAGAGATGCAGATGAATGAAGCAAA GATTGCGGAGTATTTGCAAAAAATCTCTGAACTGGAAACAGAGTGCCAGGAATTGCGTAGCAAACTACAGGATCTTGAGCGAGCTAATCAGACACTGAAAGATGAATATGATGCTCTCCAGATCACCTTCAATGCCTTGGAGGAGAAACTGAGGAAAACTACTGAGGATAACCAGGAGCTGGTCTCACGTTGGATGGCAGAGAAAGCACAAGAAGCCAATCGCTTgaatgcagaaaatgaaaaggattCAAG gAGACGACAAGCCAGGCTGCAGAAGGAGCTAGCAGAAGCTGCCAAAGAACCCCTGCCTGTTGAACC cagggatgATGATATTGAAGTGCTTGCAGATGAAACCTCTGACACAGCTGAGGAGACGTCTCCAGTGCGAGCTGTTAGCCGAGCATCCAG TAAGCGACTCTCCCAGCCAGCTGGAGGCCTTCTGGACTCTATCACTAATATCTTTGG GAGACGTTCCTTGTCCTCGTTCCCTGCTCCCCAGGATAGTGCAGAGCCACATCCGGGTGCCAGTAAAGAAGTGAGAGTGCCCACTACTGCAATATGTGTCTTT GATGCACACGACGGGGAGGTGAATGCAGTGCAGTTCAGCCCTGGCTCCCGTTTACTAGCAACAGGAGGCATGGACCGAAGGGTTAAGCTTTGGGAAGTCTTGGGAG ATAGATGTGAGCCCAAAGGTTCCCTCTCCGGTAGTAATGCTGGGATTACAAGCATAGAATTTGATAGTGCT GGTTCTTACCTCCTGGCAGCTTCAAATGACTTTGCCAGCAGAATCTGGACGGTTGATGACAATCGATTACGG CACACTCTGACAGGTCACAGCGGTAAAGTTCTGTCAGCCAAGTTCTTGCTGGACAATGCACGCATTGTTTCAGGAAGTCATGACCGGACCCTCAAGCTCTGGGACCTCCGCAGCAAAGTTT GTATAAAAACAGTGTTTGCAGGATCTAGCTGCAATGACATCGTATGTACCGAACAGTGTGTAATGAGTGGACATTTCGATAAGAAAATTCGTTTCTGGGACATCAG GACCGAAAGCATAGTAAAAGAACTGGAGCTGCTTGGGAGGATCACAGCTCTGGACCTGAACTCTGAGCGAACAGAGCTGCTGACCTGTTCCCGTGATGATCTACTAAAGATCATTGATCTGCGGGTTGGTGCTGTCAAACAAACATTCAG CGCCCAAGGGTTCAAATGCGGCTCTGACTGGACGAGAGTTGTGTTCAG CCCTGATGGTAACTACGTGGCTGCTGGTTCAGCTGATGGGGCCCTCTACATTTGGAACGTGCTCACTGGGAAATTGGAGAGGACTCTTGCAAAGCATCACAG TTCTTCTATCAATGCAGTCGCGTGGTCGCCAGCAGGTGCCCATGTGGTCAGTGTGGACAAAGGAAACAAGGCTGTCCTGTGGGCTGAATTTTGA